One part of the Nitrosophilus kaiyonis genome encodes these proteins:
- a CDS encoding acyltransferase gives MNLCKTINFLNKRIIYKIKNNFYKLKLFGIQYGKNLQIYGNVKIFGNRCNIKIGNNCSLNEGTILSANGKIIIGDNVVISSYSVLHTGKLKINIWPIKEHIYEDIVIENNVWIASHCIISGGVKIGKNVIIGANSFVNRNLESGYFYAGNPVKKICKIENLK, from the coding sequence GTGAATTTATGCAAAACTATAAATTTTTTAAATAAAAGAATAATTTATAAAATTAAAAATAATTTTTATAAATTAAAACTTTTTGGAATACAGTATGGTAAAAATTTACAAATTTATGGTAATGTTAAAATTTTTGGTAATAGATGTAATATAAAAATTGGAAATAATTGCAGTTTAAATGAAGGAACTATTTTAAGTGCAAATGGTAAAATAATTATAGGGGATAATGTTGTAATTAGTTCCTATAGTGTTTTACATACAGGAAAATTGAAAATTAATATATGGCCTATTAAAGAACATATTTATGAAGATATTGTTATTGAAAATAATGTCTGGATAGCATCTCATTGTATTATAAGCGGTGGAGTAAAAATAGGAAAAAATGTAATTATTGGTGCAAATAGTTTTGTAAATAGAAATTTAGAATCCGGATATTTTTATGCTGGAAATCCTGTAAAAAAAATATGTAAAATAGAAAATTTAAAATGA
- a CDS encoding methionyl-tRNA formyltransferase codes for MENKISFYIMNSKGFYVLKNFINKFGSKYIEYVVSCEDKNIKKDYFLEIKELCLKNGINFFNKSDDILHVENRFKGFKFAIGWRWIIKNTTRLVVFHDSLLPKYRGFAPLVNSLINKEKYIGVTALFASNEYDKGDIILQRRIKIDYPIKISEAINKIEPIYFNLVSEIFKNIITKKQFKVIKQDENKATYSVWLDSEDYFIDWNWDADRIKRFIDAVGYPYDNAKTTLNGKIVKIVDAEVISDVIIENRERHIGKVIFFEKEFPIVICKRGLLKLIDIRDKKNNNIKISFRTKFK; via the coding sequence ATGGAAAATAAAATTTCATTTTATATTATGAATTCGAAAGGATTTTATGTATTAAAAAATTTTATAAATAAATTTGGTAGTAAATATATAGAATATGTAGTAAGTTGTGAAGATAAAAACATTAAAAAAGATTATTTTTTGGAAATAAAAGAATTGTGTTTGAAAAATGGGATTAATTTTTTTAATAAATCAGATGATATTTTACATGTTGAAAATAGATTTAAAGGTTTTAAATTTGCAATAGGATGGAGATGGATTATTAAAAATACAACAAGATTAGTTGTTTTTCATGACTCACTTTTACCAAAATATAGAGGATTTGCTCCCTTAGTAAATTCTCTTATAAATAAAGAAAAATATATAGGTGTTACTGCTTTATTTGCTAGTAATGAATATGATAAAGGTGATATTATTTTACAACGCAGAATAAAGATAGATTATCCTATAAAGATAAGTGAAGCTATAAATAAAATTGAACCAATTTATTTTAATTTGGTAAGTGAAATTTTTAAAAATATTATAACAAAAAAACAATTTAAAGTAATAAAACAAGATGAAAATAAAGCAACTTATAGTGTTTGGTTAGATAGTGAAGATTATTTTATAGATTGGAATTGGGATGCTGATAGAATTAAAAGATTTATTGATGCCGTTGGATATCCTTATGATAATGCAAAGACGACTTTAAATGGTAAAATTGTAAAAATTGTTGATGCAGAAGTAATATCAGATGTTATAATTGAAAATAGGGAAAGACACATAGGTAAAGTTATTTTTTTTGAAAAAGAATTTCCTATAGTAATATGTAAGAGAGGTCTTTTAAAATTAATTGATATAAGAGATAAAAAAAATAATAATATAAAAATATCTTTTAGAACTAAATTTAAATAA
- a CDS encoding glycosyltransferase — protein sequence MKKILFITTFFYPQNRIPTLRVGQWSKYLAKNGYEVFVLTTKKYSFMGPLGLDEKLPENVKKIEVDFLPNLLKKKLDNKERIVKSNNKDNSNNITKLKLIIRKFRNYIGSLFDIHDLWINPAIKEAKKIIEKEEIDFIISSYSPPAVSVISHKLKKLYPHLQWIADFRDLWAYNHVFYAKGIFGIYEKYKEKKILSNVDKIITVSNPLTEEMKKHYPTKKIYTIENGFDPEEFHNWKNTLKVKPKISNKLVISYLGTIYPGKQDPSILFEACNELIEEGFIEKSQIEINFYGNNKKQLDDIIKSKNYNKYDIINIKGFVSREESLKVQKESDMLLLLEWNDPSAKGVLTGKLFEYLVSGRPILGIGINNENEAGKLIEKTKTGKLFTNKDLLKQELKKILLNKKIDFYNPIVSKIEKYSRDKQVLRLIEIMES from the coding sequence ATGAAAAAAATTTTATTTATAACAACTTTTTTTTATCCTCAGAATAGAATACCAACATTAAGAGTAGGACAATGGAGTAAATATTTAGCAAAAAATGGTTATGAAGTTTTTGTATTGACTACAAAGAAATATTCTTTTATGGGGCCATTGGGATTAGATGAGAAACTTCCTGAAAATGTGAAAAAAATAGAAGTAGATTTTTTACCTAATTTATTAAAGAAAAAACTAGATAATAAAGAAAGAATTGTAAAAAGTAATAATAAAGATAATTCAAATAACATCACAAAATTAAAATTAATTATTAGAAAATTTAGAAATTATATAGGAAGCTTATTTGATATACATGATCTATGGATAAACCCAGCTATTAAAGAAGCGAAAAAAATTATAGAAAAAGAAGAAATTGATTTTATTATTAGTTCATATTCTCCCCCAGCTGTATCAGTTATTTCACATAAATTAAAAAAATTATATCCTCATTTACAATGGATTGCTGATTTTAGGGATTTATGGGCATATAATCATGTTTTTTATGCAAAAGGTATTTTTGGAATTTATGAAAAGTATAAAGAAAAAAAAATTCTTTCAAATGTTGATAAAATTATAACTGTCTCCAATCCACTTACAGAAGAGATGAAAAAACACTATCCTACTAAAAAAATCTATACCATAGAAAATGGTTTTGACCCTGAGGAATTCCATAATTGGAAAAATACCCTAAAAGTAAAACCTAAAATAAGTAACAAATTAGTTATTTCATACTTGGGAACAATTTATCCTGGGAAACAAGATCCTTCTATTTTATTTGAAGCTTGTAATGAATTGATAGAAGAAGGATTTATTGAAAAATCTCAAATAGAAATAAATTTTTATGGAAATAATAAAAAGCAGTTAGATGATATTATAAAATCTAAAAATTATAACAAATACGATATCATTAATATTAAAGGTTTTGTTTCAAGAGAAGAATCTTTAAAAGTTCAAAAAGAATCTGATATGCTTTTGCTTTTGGAATGGAACGATCCCTCTGCAAAAGGAGTATTAACGGGAAAATTATTTGAATATTTAGTTAGTGGACGTCCTATTTTAGGTATTGGTATAAATAATGAAAATGAAGCTGGGAAATTGATTGAAAAAACTAAAACAGGAAAATTATTTACAAATAAAGATTTACTAAAACAAGAATTAAAGAAAATCCTCTTAAATAAAAAGATTGATTTTTATAATCCTATAGTTAGTAAAATTGAGAAATATTCAAGAGATAAACAAGTGTTACGATTAATTGAAATAATGGAAAGTTAA
- the rfbB gene encoding dTDP-glucose 4,6-dehydratase, protein MKSILVTGGAGFIGSNFIPYFLNKYPEYIIVNVDKLTYAGNLENLKEVENNPRYKFIKGDICNRELIEYIFYEYDIKGVINFAAESHVDNSIKNPGVFVETNVNGTYILIDVAYKYWMEGPFQYKKKYENCRFHHISTDEVYGTLPEDPNILFTEKTPYAPNSPYSASKASSDMIVRSYHHTYGMNTVITNCSNNYGPKQHDEKLIPIIIRNALQGNPIPIYGDGKNIRDWLYVLDHCKGIDIAFHKGKAGETYNIGGRNERTNIYIANKICEVLDELYPTNENDKITKNMKSYKELITFVKDRPGHDRRYAIDASKIENEIGWKAEENFESGIVKTVKWYLRKYIEK, encoded by the coding sequence GTGAAATCTATTTTAGTAACCGGGGGAGCTGGATTTATAGGAAGTAATTTTATTCCATATTTTTTAAACAAATATCCAGAATATATTATTGTTAACGTTGATAAACTAACTTATGCTGGAAATTTAGAAAATTTAAAAGAAGTAGAAAATAATCCAAGATATAAATTTATAAAAGGTGATATTTGCAACAGAGAATTGATAGAATATATTTTTTATGAATATGATATAAAAGGTGTTATTAATTTTGCGGCGGAATCGCATGTGGATAATTCTATTAAAAATCCTGGAGTATTTGTAGAGACAAATGTAAATGGTACTTATATATTAATAGATGTAGCATACAAATATTGGATGGAAGGACCATTTCAATATAAAAAAAAGTATGAAAACTGTAGGTTTCATCATATTAGTACTGATGAAGTATATGGAACACTTCCAGAGGATCCAAATATACTTTTTACAGAAAAAACTCCATATGCTCCAAATTCCCCATATAGTGCAAGTAAAGCAAGTTCTGATATGATAGTTAGAAGCTATCATCATACATATGGAATGAATACAGTAATTACAAACTGTTCAAATAATTATGGTCCAAAACAGCACGATGAAAAATTAATACCTATAATTATCAGAAATGCACTACAAGGGAATCCTATTCCAATATATGGAGATGGAAAAAATATAAGAGATTGGTTATATGTATTAGATCATTGCAAAGGTATAGATATTGCATTTCATAAAGGAAAAGCAGGAGAGACATATAATATTGGCGGAAGAAATGAGAGAACCAATATTTATATAGCAAATAAAATATGTGAAGTATTAGATGAATTATATCCGACTAATGAAAATGATAAAATTACAAAAAATATGAAAAGTTATAAAGAATTAATTACGTTTGTAAAAGACAGACCAGGACATGACAGAAGATATGCAATAGATGCCAGCAAAATTGAAAATGAAATAGGTTGGAAGGCTGAGGAAAATTTTGAATCAGGAATTGTGAAAACTGTTAAATGGTATTTGAGGAAATATATTGAAAAATAA
- a CDS encoding polysaccharide deacetylase family protein, with protein MIIIKLPTNNIPERKYIIDVIFNEFLGLHYKIEIENIKNYEILLENGKKLIFEDSFFNKFKKDLDYLKLKNISEKITYSKKENNIFLVEDNLPIIYGKNRILMNKNEIICGIDIFASSFFMLTRWEEYVNKVRDKHNRFPSYASLAYKYNFLDRPVVNEYVEMLWNMLKFLGINQERKKREFELVLTHDVDFVYKYASLKSGLREIIGDIVKRKNIKLAYSNIINKLKFHLDLIKDPFDTFDYLMDISEKNNTKSYFFLHSSTASKYDIDNNKFLKKIADKIQNRGHFLGYHPSYNSYNNEGLFRKDKEKIEKIINQELKFGRQHFLRFEVPTTWQIWEDNNMEWDSTLSYADKEGFRCGVCYPSSVFNILSRKKLKLKEKPLIIMEGSFTTYQQNITPQKMEQKIFELINKVRKYNGEFVFLWHNSSFNTLNWLKFQYIYEKVLKK; from the coding sequence ATGATTATAATCAAATTACCGACTAATAACATTCCAGAAAGAAAATATATTATAGATGTGATTTTTAATGAATTTTTAGGACTACATTATAAAATTGAAATTGAAAATATAAAAAATTATGAAATTCTTCTAGAAAATGGGAAAAAATTAATATTTGAAGATAGTTTTTTTAATAAATTTAAAAAAGATTTAGATTATTTGAAATTAAAAAACATTTCTGAAAAAATAACTTATTCTAAAAAAGAGAATAATATTTTTTTAGTAGAAGATAATTTACCTATTATTTATGGCAAAAATAGAATTTTAATGAATAAAAATGAGATTATTTGTGGAATAGACATTTTTGCTTCTTCTTTTTTTATGTTAACTAGGTGGGAAGAGTATGTAAATAAAGTTAGAGACAAACATAATCGTTTTCCTTCATATGCTAGTTTAGCTTATAAATATAATTTTTTAGATAGACCTGTTGTAAATGAGTATGTTGAGATGCTATGGAATATGTTGAAATTTCTAGGTATAAATCAAGAGAGAAAAAAAAGAGAGTTTGAATTAGTTTTAACTCATGATGTTGATTTTGTCTATAAATATGCAAGTTTAAAAAGTGGATTAAGAGAAATTATTGGAGATATTGTAAAAAGAAAAAATATTAAACTAGCTTATAGCAATATAATTAATAAGTTAAAGTTCCATTTAGATTTAATAAAAGATCCTTTTGATACATTTGATTATTTAATGGATATTAGTGAAAAAAATAATACAAAATCATATTTTTTTTTACACTCAAGCACTGCTTCAAAATATGATATTGATAATAATAAATTTTTAAAGAAAATTGCAGATAAAATTCAAAATAGAGGTCATTTTTTAGGATATCATCCATCTTATAATTCTTATAATAATGAAGGATTATTTAGAAAAGATAAAGAAAAAATCGAAAAAATAATAAACCAAGAATTAAAATTTGGAAGACAACATTTTCTAAGATTTGAAGTTCCTACAACCTGGCAAATATGGGAAGATAATAATATGGAGTGGGATTCAACTTTATCATATGCTGATAAAGAGGGATTTAGATGTGGAGTTTGCTATCCTTCTTCTGTATTTAATATTTTAAGTAGAAAAAAATTAAAATTGAAAGAAAAACCATTAATAATAATGGAAGGTAGTTTTACTACTTATCAACAAAATATAACTCCACAAAAAATGGAACAAAAAATTTTTGAATTAATAAATAAAGTAAGAAAATATAATGGAGAATTTGTGTTTTTATGGCATAATAGCAGTTTTAATACTTTAAATTGGTTAAAATTTCAATACATTTATGAGAAAGTTTTGAAAAAATGA
- a CDS encoding MOP flippase family protein produces the protein MKRKTIIGLKWTSLSSIFSAGISFLQLIILARILGPQVYGTMAILMVIIGFANLFIDLGISRIIIYKQNDITITQLYSMYWMNIFLAVFVYIIIFFSAPLIAKFYNHMNDLSFYIRLISISFVINAISMQHIVLFQKDMEFKILEIANIIRVSLNFIIALFLALNNMGVLSLIYALLFSNIIYSFIIVNKGRKYHKIKFYFNFNEIKEAIKFGLYFSGSKILGAITSSIDVLIIGKFFSQEELGVYDIAKKLVFQILSIIMSVIQKVIYPLFGKLQQNPKKLKHIYIKIISLISFILVPIYSLFFLLSNDIFMVILGEYWIKAADIVKGFYFYVIFVGIGTTVGSLMTATGKVNIGLFWNIYNLFIVFIVVFITVVNFYKIEYIPIAYSLITFLNIFIYFYFVIIKIINVSFFEYYKHIFINFTIGIFLIIIFIHLDIKLVNIYLELLLKALFFLISYIVLVLIFNRKNLLYLMELK, from the coding sequence TTGAAGAGGAAAACAATAATAGGTTTAAAATGGACATCATTGTCAAGTATATTTAGTGCAGGTATTTCCTTTTTACAACTTATTATTTTAGCTAGAATTTTAGGTCCTCAAGTATATGGAACAATGGCAATTTTAATGGTCATTATAGGGTTTGCTAATTTATTTATAGATCTTGGAATTAGTAGAATAATAATATATAAACAAAATGATATTACAATAACTCAATTATATTCTATGTATTGGATGAATATATTTTTAGCTGTTTTTGTTTATATTATTATATTTTTCAGTGCCCCTTTAATTGCAAAGTTTTATAACCATATGAATGATTTAAGCTTTTATATAAGACTAATATCAATTAGTTTTGTTATTAATGCAATTTCTATGCAACATATAGTATTATTTCAAAAGGATATGGAATTTAAAATTTTAGAAATAGCTAATATAATTAGAGTAAGCTTAAATTTTATAATTGCACTATTTTTAGCTTTAAATAATATGGGAGTATTGTCTTTAATATATGCTTTACTTTTTTCGAATATAATTTATTCATTTATTATAGTTAACAAAGGACGTAAATACCATAAAATTAAATTTTATTTTAATTTTAATGAAATAAAAGAAGCTATAAAATTTGGGCTTTATTTTTCAGGAAGTAAAATATTAGGTGCTATTACAAGCTCAATCGATGTATTAATTATAGGTAAATTTTTTTCACAAGAAGAGCTTGGAGTTTATGATATTGCAAAAAAATTAGTTTTTCAAATATTATCTATCATAATGTCTGTTATTCAAAAAGTAATATATCCTCTTTTTGGAAAATTACAACAAAATCCAAAAAAATTAAAACACATTTATATTAAAATTATATCTTTAATTTCTTTTATTCTAGTTCCAATATATAGTTTATTTTTTTTACTATCAAATGATATATTTATGGTGATTTTAGGTGAGTATTGGATCAAAGCAGCTGATATTGTCAAAGGCTTTTATTTTTATGTAATTTTTGTAGGTATAGGAACTACAGTTGGTAGTTTAATGACAGCTACTGGAAAAGTGAATATTGGATTATTTTGGAATATATATAACTTATTTATAGTTTTTATTGTAGTATTTATTACTGTAGTAAATTTTTATAAAATAGAATATATTCCTATAGCATATTCATTGATTACTTTTTTAAATATTTTTATTTATTTTTATTTTGTGATAATCAAAATTATAAACGTGAGTTTTTTTGAATATTATAAACATATTTTTATTAATTTTACTATAGGAATTTTTTTAATTATTATATTTATACACTTAGATATTAAATTAGTAAATATATATTTGGAACTTTTATTAAAAGCATTATTTTTTTTAATATCATATATAGTTTTAGTTTTGATTTTTAATAGAAAGAATTTATTATATTTAATGGAACTTAAATGA
- the rffA gene encoding dTDP-4-amino-4,6-dideoxygalactose transaminase — protein sequence MIPFNKPCYIGNEDKYVLESINSGKLTGDGNFSKKCQKWFEEKLNCKKALLTPSCTAALEMAAILIDIKPGDEVIMPSYTFVSTASAFVLRGAKIVFVDIRPDTMNIDETKIEVAITEKTKAIVPVHYAGVGCEMDIIMEIAKKYNLFVIEDAAQGMMSSYKGKSLGTIGHLGAYSFHETKNYTSGGEGGLLIINDERFVERAEIIREKGTNRSQFFRGMVDKYTWVDIGSSYLMNDISAAYLWGQLEKADKINNNRLESWEKYYEVLKILKDDGLLELPVIPQECIHNAHMFYIKVKDLETRTKLINYLKEKGISAAFHYIPLHSSPAGKKFGRFHRKDVYTTKESERLLRFPIYYKLSLKDIYYIADSVKEFYDKNF from the coding sequence ATGATACCATTTAATAAACCATGTTATATAGGTAATGAAGATAAATATGTTTTAGAATCTATAAATAGTGGTAAATTGACTGGTGATGGGAATTTTTCTAAAAAATGTCAAAAATGGTTTGAAGAGAAATTAAATTGTAAAAAAGCTTTGCTTACTCCATCATGTACAGCAGCACTTGAGATGGCAGCAATACTTATTGATATAAAACCTGGAGATGAGGTTATTATGCCTTCATATACTTTTGTATCTACTGCCAGTGCTTTTGTATTAAGAGGTGCAAAAATTGTATTTGTAGATATAAGACCTGATACGATGAATATAGATGAAACAAAAATAGAAGTGGCTATTACAGAAAAAACTAAAGCTATAGTTCCTGTGCATTATGCAGGAGTTGGATGTGAGATGGATATCATAATGGAAATTGCAAAAAAATATAATCTTTTTGTAATAGAAGATGCAGCACAAGGAATGATGAGTAGCTATAAAGGCAAATCTCTTGGGACTATAGGTCATTTAGGTGCTTATAGCTTTCATGAAACAAAAAATTATACAAGCGGAGGAGAAGGTGGATTATTAATAATTAATGATGAAAGATTTGTTGAAAGAGCGGAAATAATAAGAGAAAAAGGTACAAATAGAAGCCAATTTTTTAGAGGAATGGTAGATAAATATACATGGGTTGATATTGGCAGTAGTTATCTTATGAATGATATTAGTGCTGCTTACCTTTGGGGACAGTTAGAAAAAGCTGATAAGATAAATAATAATAGGCTTGAAAGTTGGGAAAAGTATTATGAAGTATTAAAAATTTTAAAAGATGATGGCCTTTTAGAATTGCCAGTTATTCCACAAGAGTGTATTCATAATGCTCATATGTTTTATATAAAAGTAAAAGATTTAGAAACAAGAACAAAATTAATAAATTATTTAAAAGAAAAAGGAATTTCAGCGGCATTTCACTATATTCCATTACATTCTTCACCTGCTGGAAAAAAATTTGGTAGATTTCATAGAAAAGATGTATACACGACAAAAGAAAGCGAAAGATTACTTAGGTTTCCTATATATTATAAGTTAAGTCTAAAAGATATATATTATATTGCCGATTCGGTAAAGGAATTTTATGATAAAAATTTTTAA
- a CDS encoding DegT/DnrJ/EryC1/StrS family aminotransferase produces MQIPFHRPYITDEEINEVIDSLKKGWITMGKKTIDFESKFKDYIGSKNAIAVNSCTAGLHLALRAIGLKEGDEVIVPATTFVATAEVVNYFKAKPVLIDIEKDTHLIDASKIEEKITPKTKVIIPVHFSGQPADMDEILEIAKKYNLYFIEDAAHALPAWYKDKKIGTIGDLTAFSFYATKTLATGEGGMVTTEKDEWAEKIRILRLHGISKDAWKRYSKEGSWEYDVIENGYKYNTTDINSALGLAQLNKLEWMWKEREKIANLYNKAFTGCEELILYKVKEDRISSWHLYPLKLNIEALKIDRNQFIEELKNRGVGTSVHFIPLYRFSYYKNHFNYKVEDFLNSEWIFERVISLPIFPGMNLEEINYVIENVIDIVKKYKR; encoded by the coding sequence ATGCAGATACCATTTCATAGACCATATATAACAGATGAAGAAATTAATGAAGTTATAGACAGCCTTAAAAAAGGCTGGATTACAATGGGGAAAAAAACTATAGATTTTGAGAGTAAATTTAAAGATTATATTGGATCTAAAAATGCTATAGCAGTTAATTCATGTACCGCAGGACTACATTTGGCACTTAGGGCTATAGGATTAAAAGAAGGAGATGAGGTTATAGTTCCTGCTACTACTTTTGTTGCTACAGCTGAAGTTGTTAATTACTTCAAAGCAAAACCTGTTTTAATAGATATAGAAAAAGATACACATCTTATAGATGCTTCAAAAATAGAAGAAAAAATTACGCCGAAAACAAAAGTAATTATCCCTGTTCATTTTTCAGGACAACCTGCTGATATGGATGAAATCTTAGAAATTGCAAAAAAATATAATCTTTATTTTATAGAAGATGCTGCTCATGCTCTACCTGCATGGTATAAAGACAAAAAAATAGGAACTATTGGAGATTTAACAGCTTTTAGTTTTTATGCAACAAAAACACTTGCTACTGGTGAAGGGGGAATGGTAACAACTGAAAAGGATGAATGGGCAGAAAAGATTAGAATTTTAAGACTTCATGGAATAAGTAAAGATGCGTGGAAAAGATATTCTAAAGAGGGAAGCTGGGAGTATGATGTTATTGAAAATGGTTATAAATATAATACTACAGATATAAACTCAGCCCTTGGGCTTGCTCAGCTTAATAAACTTGAATGGATGTGGAAAGAAAGAGAAAAAATAGCAAATCTTTATAATAAAGCATTTACAGGCTGTGAAGAGTTAATACTTTATAAAGTTAAAGAAGATAGAATATCTTCCTGGCATCTTTATCCTTTAAAGCTAAATATTGAAGCATTAAAAATAGATAGAAATCAATTTATAGAAGAGCTTAAAAACAGAGGAGTCGGAACAAGTGTTCATTTTATTCCTCTTTATAGGTTTTCTTACTATAAAAACCATTTTAATTATAAAGTAGAAGATTTTCTAAATAGTGAATGGATTTTTGAAAGAGTGATTTCTTTGCCTATTTTTCCTGGAATGAATTTAGAAGAGATTAATTATGTCATTGAAAATGTAATAGATATAGTAAAAAAATATAAAAGGTAA
- a CDS encoding sugar transferase — MLYKQYIKRLIDFILSLIGLILLLPVFIIIAMLIKNEDGGSIFFKQIRVGQNGKFFKIYKFRTMVENAEKIGAQVTKGNDPRITKIGKFLRKYKLDELPQLINVLKGDMSLVGPRPEVPKYVKAYKKEYEDILKVKPGITDYAALEYIDEEKVLKDAKNTEKVYLENILPEKIKYYQKYIHDISFLTDLKLILRTIAEIIR, encoded by the coding sequence GTGTTATATAAACAATATATAAAAAGGCTAATAGATTTTATTTTATCATTAATAGGTCTGATACTTTTATTGCCTGTTTTCATTATAATAGCAATGCTTATAAAAAATGAAGACGGCGGTAGCATTTTTTTTAAACAAATTAGAGTAGGACAAAATGGTAAATTTTTTAAGATATATAAATTTAGAACTATGGTTGAAAATGCGGAAAAAATTGGTGCACAAGTTACTAAAGGAAATGATCCTAGGATAACAAAAATTGGAAAATTTTTGAGAAAATACAAACTAGATGAACTCCCCCAACTAATCAATGTTTTAAAAGGTGATATGAGCTTAGTTGGTCCAAGACCAGAAGTGCCAAAATATGTAAAAGCTTATAAAAAAGAATATGAAGATATTTTAAAAGTTAAACCAGGAATTACAGATTATGCAGCTTTAGAGTATATAGATGAAGAAAAAGTCTTAAAAGATGCTAAAAATACGGAAAAAGTATATCTTGAAAATATATTACCAGAAAAAATAAAATATTATCAAAAATATATACATGATATAAGTTTTTTAACAGATTTAAAACTTATTCTTAGAACAATTGCGGAAATAATTAGATGA
- a CDS encoding glycosyltransferase family 2 protein, producing the protein MIKVSVIIVVRNEEKYIVECIRSIEKQFEDNNIWELLIVDGMSEDRTRELAENYLKNKKFRWKIVENPKKILASGWNIGIKLAIGKYVIRPDAHSKLCKNYIKEGVSSLKQLDEKVACVGGVLKNVGEGFWGEVIADLFSSKFGVGNSAFRTGVKKLEFTDTSVFGLYKRDIFDKVGLFNENLKRNQDIELHKRISNEGYKFVTNPNMKAKYFVRNNVKDLVKKAFSDGYWIIASSKSYIRHKIPLLFVSYLISIPIFLKFIDIEWFDLLYLLPLILYFILVLIFSLNDGKSYRKFLLFFLFPIFHISYGLGSLKALIDKLIMRMRKYFDNYFKVPIY; encoded by the coding sequence ATGATTAAGGTAAGTGTAATAATAGTTGTACGAAATGAGGAAAAATATATAGTTGAATGCATAAGATCAATAGAAAAGCAATTTGAAGATAATAATATTTGGGAATTATTAATTGTTGATGGTATGAGTGAAGATAGAACAAGAGAATTAGCTGAGAATTATTTGAAAAACAAAAAATTTAGATGGAAAATAGTAGAAAACCCAAAAAAAATTTTAGCAAGTGGTTGGAACATTGGAATAAAGCTTGCTATAGGAAAATATGTGATTCGACCAGATGCACACAGTAAACTATGTAAAAATTATATTAAAGAAGGAGTTTCATCACTTAAACAGTTAGATGAAAAAGTAGCTTGTGTAGGTGGAGTATTAAAAAATGTAGGAGAAGGTTTTTGGGGCGAAGTTATTGCTGATTTATTTTCCTCTAAATTTGGAGTTGGAAATTCAGCTTTTAGAACAGGAGTAAAAAAATTAGAATTTACTGATACATCAGTTTTTGGTCTTTATAAACGGGATATTTTTGATAAAGTAGGGTTATTCAATGAAAATCTCAAAAGAAATCAAGATATTGAACTTCACAAAAGAATTTCTAATGAAGGTTATAAATTTGTTACAAATCCAAATATGAAAGCAAAATATTTTGTAAGGAATAATGTAAAAGATTTAGTAAAAAAAGCGTTTAGCGATGGATATTGGATAATAGCTTCTTCTAAATCATATATAAGACATAAAATTCCGCTTTTGTTTGTTTCATATTTAATTTCTATTCCTATATTTTTAAAATTTATTGATATTGAATGGTTTGATTTATTATATCTATTGCCGTTAATATTATATTTTATTTTGGTATTAATCTTTTCATTAAATGATGGTAAAAGTTATAGAAAGTTTTTACTTTTCTTTCTATTTCCTATATTTCATATTTCTTATGGTTTGGGATCATTAAAGGCTTTAATTGATAAACTTATAATGAGAATGAGAAAATATTTTGATAATTATTTTAAAGTTCCTATTTATTAG